One Streptosporangium becharense genomic window, ACGATCGTCAGTGCCGTACGGGTGGCCGCCTCAGGGCTCAGGCATGTCTCACGCAGCACGCCCACGAGGGTGTCGGTGTAGCTCAGCGTGTTGGGGCCGACGGAGTGGGTGCCCGCGTAGACGCGTGCGCCGTCGCGGTGACGCAGCAACGCCATACGCAGCCGCCCGGCCAGTTCGGTGATCTGTTCGCGCCAGGTGAGCCCGTCGGGCAGCGGGCCGGCGCAGCCTGCGAGCATCTCCTCGGCCATGGCGGCGAGCAGCGTCTGCTTGGTGGCGAAGTGCCGGTAGAGCGTGCCCACCTGGACGTCGAGGGCCGCGGCCAGGCGGCGCATGGTCAGCGAGTCGAGCCCGTCCTCGTCCACCAGGCGCAGGGCGGTGGTGACCGCCTCCGGCACGGTCATCTTGCGGGGGCGGCCTCGGGAGCGCTGGGCGGACGGGGAGGTTGACGTGGGTCCCATGCCCGGTGATACTAGCGACCTCGCTTTTGTGAACGATGTTCATTTAATAGGAGGGACGCAAACCATGTACGCCGACGTGATCGTGGTGGGAGCCGGCCCCACCGGCCTGCTGCTGGCCGCGGAGCTGGCCCTGGCGGGCGTGGGGGTCCGCGTACTCGAACGAAACGACGTGCCCACCAGCCAGTCGCGGGCGCTCACGCTGCACCCGCGCAGCATCGAGATGATGGACCTGCGCGGCATCGCCGATCGTTTCCTGGCCCGCGGTCACACCCTGCCCGGGTGGCACTTCGCGGGCCTGAACACCCGCCTCGACTTCACCGCCCTGGACACCCGGCACGGCTACACCCTGTTCCTGGAGCAGGCCCGTACCGAGGAACTACTCGACGCCCGTGCCCGCGAGCTGGGCGCCGAGATCGTCCGCGGCTGTCAGGTCACCGCCGTGCGGCAGGAGCCGGACAGCGTCGTCGTCGAAACAGCGCGGGGAGAGACGCTACGCGCCTCGTACGTCGTGGGCTGCGACGGTGGACGCAGCATCGTCCGGCAGGCGGCGGGCATCCCCTTCGACGGCACCGACGAGACGCTGTCCGGTATGCTCGGCGACTTCGCCGTCACCGGTCCGGACGCCGCGCACTCGGCCCAGGCCCACGGCGTGCTGGCCGTGCCGCTGGAGGGTGGGCTGACCCGGTTCGTGGTCATCGATCCCGAACGCATGCGGGTGCCGTCTGACCGGCCCGTGACGTACGAGGAGTTCCGGCAAGCTCTGACGAACGTCGCCGGCACGGACTTCGACGTCGCCGAGCCGCACTGGTTGTCGCGGTTCGGCAACGCGACCCGCCTGGCCGGGCGGTACCGGCAGGGCCGGCTCCTGGTGGCGGGCGACGCGGCCCACATCCACTTCCCGGCGGCGGGACAGGGCCTCAACACCGGTCTGCAGGACGCCATGAACCTGGGCTGGAAGCTCGCCGCCCAGGTCAAAGGCCGGGCCCCGGAAGGGCTGTTGGACTCCTACGACGCCGAGCGCCGGCCGGTCGGCGCGGCCGTCACCGCCAACACCCAGGTGCAGACGCTGCTGATGGAACTGACGCTGGTGCCGCAGTACCACCGGCCGGTCATGGCGCTGCGCGG contains:
- a CDS encoding TetR/AcrR family transcriptional regulator, whose amino-acid sequence is MGPTSTSPSAQRSRGRPRKMTVPEAVTTALRLVDEDGLDSLTMRRLAAALDVQVGTLYRHFATKQTLLAAMAEEMLAGCAGPLPDGLTWREQITELAGRLRMALLRHRDGARVYAGTHSVGPNTLSYTDTLVGVLRETCLSPEAATRTALTIVHFVIGHTLEEQAAQALAESELPATLTLLHAALDPGTYPNLAAAEATLTSTDFAGHFAHGLNLITKGLAGE
- a CDS encoding FAD-dependent monooxygenase encodes the protein MYADVIVVGAGPTGLLLAAELALAGVGVRVLERNDVPTSQSRALTLHPRSIEMMDLRGIADRFLARGHTLPGWHFAGLNTRLDFTALDTRHGYTLFLEQARTEELLDARARELGAEIVRGCQVTAVRQEPDSVVVETARGETLRASYVVGCDGGRSIVRQAAGIPFDGTDETLSGMLGDFAVTGPDAAHSAQAHGVLAVPLEGGLTRFVVIDPERMRVPSDRPVTYEEFRQALTNVAGTDFDVAEPHWLSRFGNATRLAGRYRQGRLLVAGDAAHIHFPAAGQGLNTGLQDAMNLGWKLAAQVKGRAPEGLLDSYDAERRPVGAAVTANTQVQTLLMELTLVPQYHRPVMALRGMLDGLLRIGEVNRDLAASVSAIGTHYGDDSPAGARVPDLPISVAERPGVERLYQLLHDGRFLLVHTGKQAGASGRDDRVETVTATAWQPSPDLEEAEALLVRPDGHLAWAGPIEAEQQALLDWTGAAAVAS